Proteins found in one Ammospiza nelsoni isolate bAmmNel1 chromosome 15, bAmmNel1.pri, whole genome shotgun sequence genomic segment:
- the LOC132079818 gene encoding nyctalopin-like translates to MFFLAIFIFTCAAKAGLSLNVSNSCPSMCKCTSEETILCNRAGLKTLPGEIAPSTISLNLSNNYLRILNTNTFRNLTFLHSLWLDGNNLTFLTPGTFHALSRLQELHLSRNSRLTYLHANTFRGLLNLISLDLSHCNIFEIHPLLFSHLPSLERLDLASNNMRYVPQAFRNLSSLTRLSLEGNHIEAIGRDSLKDLETLNDLNLRKNRIWIIQNGAFSKLLRLGMLNLGHNFITDLPNQLFEGLIQLKTMHLEANRITAVDCTFRQLLNLRNLYLNNNQISSISDSAFLHLNKLHFLHLSRNNLSSLPVGLFSSLPRLRYVFLSHNPWSCDCSALWLRRWTAALIQGLDCAFPGPANATAAQQPLPGLLGDCPVPLEMATEDRCRVAGTSVAPRPPALPGQLILLALACHTWGWGTLLAAF, encoded by the coding sequence ATGTTCTTTCTcgctatatttatatttacttgtGCAGCAAAGGCTGGGCTGAGTCTGAATGTCTCCAATTCATGCCCAAGCATGTGCAAATGTACATCTGAAGAGACCATCCTCTGCAACAGAGCTGGACTGAAAACCCTACCTGGAGAAATAGCACCATCCACCATCTCTCTAAACCTCTCCAACAATTATTTGCGGATTCTCAACACCAACACCTTCAGAAACCTGACTTTCCTTCACAGCCTCTGGCTAGATGGGAACAATCTGACTTTCCTGACCCCAGGAACTTTCCATGCTCTCAGCAGGCTGCAAGAGCTGCACCTCAGCAGGAACTCACGCCTCACCTACCTGCATGCAAACACTTTCAGAGGACTATTAAACCTCATCAGCCTGGATTTGTCCCACTGCAACATCTTCGAAATCCACCCACTTCTATTTTCACACTTGCCTTCTTTAGAAAGGCTTGATTTAGCCTCCAATAACATGAGGTATGTCCCACAAGCCTTCAGGAACCTCTCCAGCCTCACGAGGCTGTCCCTGGAGGGCAATCACATAGAGGCCATCGGCAGAGATTCCCTGAAGGACCTGGAAACCCTGAATGATCTCAATCTCAGGAAGAATCGGATATGGATCATCCAAAACGGAGCTTTCTCAAAGCTTCTCAGACTGGGCATGTTAAATTTAGGCCACAACTTCATCACTGATTTGCCTAATCAGCTTTTTGAAGGATTGATCCAGCTCAAGACCATGCACCTTGAAGCCAACAGAATCACTGCTGTGGACTGCACCTTCAGGCAGCTGCTCAACCTGAGAAACTTGTACTTGAACAACAATCAAATCTCCTCCATCTCAGACTCTGCTTTTTTGCACCTAAACAAGCTGCACTTCCTTCACCTGAGCAGGAACAACCTCAGCTCGCTGCCTGTGGGCCtgttctcctccctgcccaggctgaggTACGTGTTCCTGTCCCACAACCCCTGGAGCTGCGACTGCAGCGCGCTCTGGCTGCGGCGCTGGACGGCCGCGCTCATCCAGGGCCTGGACTGTGCCTTCCCGGGCCCTGCCAACgccacagcagcccagcagcccctccctggcCTCCTGGGGGACTGCCCCGTGCCCCTGGAGATGGCCACCGAGGACAGGTGCAGGGTGGCTGGCACCAGCGTGGCCCCCAGGCCTCCCGCCCTGCCAGGCCAGCTCATCCTGCTGGCACTTGCCTGCCACACATGGGGATGGGGCACCCTGCTGGCCGCCTTTTAA
- the AGTR2 gene encoding type-2 angiotensin II receptor — protein sequence MQSNYSLVVTTRESLQVLSTALTNSSAVSHSSPPCPLTSSNYQFSLIPALFSAVFVLGLVGNSVVVVVLCRHTGPKTVANIYIFNLAMADLLCLATLPFWATYYAQGYNWLFGSLMCKISSSVLCLNMFASIFFITCMSVDRYHAIVHPIHSQRRTPQQAYFVALVVWGLACLSSLPTFYFRDTYYVESLEVNACIMAFPYENYAQWSVATAFLKNTLGFFIPLAVITTCYISIRRHLLKAQQFGKSRQKRDKVLKLVAAVVIAFLISWLPFHVLTFLNALAHMEVIASCAVMGLIDTALPFGICMAFANSCTNPLLYCFIGNQFQEKLHRLFKRRVHQLSSHRENSSARRGSCFREPETPVGKEGEPESFL from the coding sequence ATGCAGAGCAATTACTCCCTGGTCGTCACCACCAGGGAAAGTCTCCAAGTCCTGTCTACAGCTCTGACAAACTCATCAGCTGTGTCACACTCATCCCCTCCTTGCCCCCTTACCTCTTCAAATTATCAGTTTTCACTGATTCCAGCCCTCTTCTCTGCAGTTTTTGTTCTTGGCTTGGTCGGCAACAGCGTGGTGGTTGTGGTGCTCTGTCGTCACACTGGCCCCAAGACAGTTGCTAATATCTACATTTTCAACCTGGCCATGGCAGACTTGCTGTGCCTGGCCACCCTTCCCTTCTGGGCCACCTACTATGCTCAGGGATACAACTGGCTCTTCGGGTCTCTCATGTGCAAGATCTCCAGCTCTGTCCTGTGTCTGAATATGTTTgcaagtatttttttcattacGTGCATGAGCGTGGACCGGTACCACGCCATTGTCCACCCTATTCACTCCCAGAGGAGAACTCCACAGCAAGCTTATTTTGTGGCATTGGTGGTGTGGGGCCTCGCCTGCTTGTCCTCCCTCCCAACTTTTTATTTCCGAGACACTTACTATGTTGAAAGTTTGGAGGTCAATGCTTGCATTATGGCTTTTCCTTATGAGAACTATGCTCAATGGTCTGTGGCAACAGCCTTCCTGAAAAACACCCTGGGCTTCTTCATCCCCTTGGCAGTGATCACCACGTGCTACATCTCGATCAGGAGGCACTTGCTTAAAGCACAGCAGTTTGGGAAGAGCAGGCAGAAGAGGGACAAGGTCCTGAAGCTGGTGGCTGCTGTTGTCATTGCCTTCCTGATCTCCTGGCTGCCATTCCACGTTCTGACGTTTCTGAACGCGCTGGCTCACATGGAGGTCATTGCCAGCTGTGCGGTGATGGGGCTCATCGACACGGCGCTGCCCTTCGGCATCTGCATGGCCTTTGCCAACAGCTGCACCAACCCCCTGCTCTACTGCTTCATTGGCAACCAGTTCCAGGAGAAGCTGCACCGCCTGTTCAAGAGGAGGGTGCACCAGCTCAGCAGCCACCGGGAGAACTCCTCTGCCAGGAGGGGCAGCTGCTTCAGAGAGCCTGAAACCCCCGTGGGCAAAGAAGGAGAACCCGAGTCCTTCCTCTAG